The Mycolicibacterium boenickei genome has a segment encoding these proteins:
- a CDS encoding TetR/AcrR family transcriptional regulator, which yields MAGRPRDTSIDERVLAATRELLVEVGWDDLSVRLVAARCGVGRSSLNRRWASKAELVLHAILGESPDMSPFSGTDLAGWIDWVVRGSHQLFVRPDVSEAVPGLLLALRENPALRTALWDGFSGPAIEMFAARGYGSESDAKAVLSMAAGAALFTTTVAIDDDSPELHQQLVRLLSRALGVSPAE from the coding sequence ATGGCCGGGCGACCACGGGACACCTCGATCGATGAGCGGGTGCTCGCGGCCACGCGTGAGCTACTGGTCGAGGTGGGTTGGGACGACCTGAGTGTTCGACTGGTCGCGGCGCGCTGCGGGGTGGGCAGGTCCAGCCTGAACCGGCGGTGGGCGTCGAAAGCCGAGTTGGTGCTGCACGCGATACTCGGCGAATCGCCCGACATGTCACCGTTTTCCGGCACCGATCTGGCCGGCTGGATCGACTGGGTGGTCCGTGGCAGTCACCAGTTGTTCGTCCGGCCCGATGTGAGCGAGGCGGTGCCGGGGCTGCTGCTGGCGCTGCGTGAGAACCCCGCGCTGCGGACGGCGCTGTGGGACGGGTTCAGTGGCCCGGCGATCGAGATGTTCGCGGCCAGGGGATACGGGTCCGAATCGGACGCGAAGGCTGTGCTGTCCATGGCGGCCGGGGCCGCTCTGTTCACCACCACGGTGGCGATCGACGACGATTCCCCCGAGCTGCACCAGCAGCTGGTGCGGTTGCTCAGCCGGGCCCTGGGTGTGTCACCGGCCGAATGA
- the fadD17 gene encoding long-chain-fatty-acid--CoA ligase FadD17: MGGPTAGPTVTELLVPLAEVTDRGLYQEDSFVSWADHIAAGAQLAAALRARLDPSKPPHVGALLGNTTFFSSLLVAAGLDGLVPVGLNQTRRGEALARDIAKADCQLVLTDHPEAVPPGVDYIDVESAGWATELASYRDTPVTFAELGADDLFMLIFTSGTSGDPKAVRVTHDKVAFPGQMLADRFGLGPADTVYLSMPLFHSNAIMAGWAVAAAAGASIALRRKFSASGFMPDIRRYGATYANYVGKPLSYILATDPAPDDADNPLRILYGNEGAPRDLGRFAERFGVTVVDGFGSSEGGVAIARTPDTPEGALGPLTDQVAIVDVETGEPCPPGVVGELVNPTGAGWFRGYYNDPDAEAERMAGGVYHTGDLAYLDEDGYAHFAGRLGDWMRVDGENLGTAPIERILLRHPDVAEVAVYPIPDPNVGDQVMAALVLTAGTPFDADKFRAFLAEQSDLGPKQWPSYVRVGPGLPRTETFKVIKRQLSAEGTDCPDPVWPIPRKP, from the coding sequence ATGGGGGGTCCAACCGCCGGGCCGACGGTCACCGAGCTGCTGGTCCCGTTGGCAGAGGTCACCGACCGTGGCCTCTACCAAGAGGATTCGTTCGTCAGCTGGGCCGACCACATCGCCGCCGGTGCACAACTGGCCGCGGCGCTGCGGGCACGGTTGGACCCCTCCAAGCCTCCGCATGTCGGAGCGCTACTCGGCAACACCACGTTTTTCTCCAGCCTGCTGGTGGCCGCGGGCCTGGACGGGCTGGTACCCGTCGGCCTCAACCAGACCCGCCGCGGTGAGGCACTGGCCCGCGACATCGCCAAGGCCGACTGCCAACTGGTGCTGACCGACCATCCCGAGGCCGTCCCGCCAGGGGTGGATTACATCGACGTCGAATCCGCTGGCTGGGCAACCGAACTCGCGTCGTACCGGGACACCCCGGTGACGTTCGCCGAGTTGGGCGCCGACGACCTGTTCATGCTCATCTTCACCTCGGGGACCAGCGGTGATCCCAAGGCCGTGCGGGTCACCCATGACAAGGTGGCGTTTCCGGGCCAGATGCTGGCCGACCGTTTCGGGCTGGGTCCGGCCGACACCGTGTACCTGTCGATGCCGCTGTTCCACTCCAACGCGATCATGGCCGGCTGGGCCGTCGCGGCCGCGGCCGGCGCGTCGATTGCGTTGCGGCGCAAGTTCTCCGCATCCGGTTTCATGCCCGACATCCGGCGCTACGGCGCCACCTACGCCAACTACGTCGGCAAACCGTTGTCCTACATCCTGGCCACCGACCCGGCGCCCGACGACGCCGACAATCCGTTGCGGATCCTCTACGGCAACGAGGGTGCACCGCGGGATCTCGGCCGGTTCGCCGAGCGGTTCGGTGTGACCGTGGTCGACGGATTCGGTTCCAGCGAGGGCGGTGTCGCGATCGCCCGCACCCCCGACACCCCCGAAGGCGCCCTGGGCCCGCTGACCGACCAGGTGGCGATCGTCGACGTGGAGACGGGTGAGCCGTGCCCGCCCGGCGTGGTCGGCGAGCTGGTGAACCCGACCGGCGCCGGCTGGTTCCGCGGCTACTACAACGATCCCGACGCCGAAGCGGAGCGCATGGCCGGCGGCGTCTACCACACCGGAGACCTGGCCTACCTCGACGAGGACGGCTACGCGCACTTCGCCGGCCGCCTCGGCGACTGGATGCGGGTCGACGGCGAGAACCTGGGCACCGCGCCGATCGAACGAATCCTGTTGCGCCACCCCGATGTTGCCGAGGTCGCGGTGTATCCGATCCCCGATCCGAACGTGGGTGATCAGGTGATGGCCGCACTGGTGCTGACGGCGGGCACCCCGTTCGATGCAGACAAGTTCCGGGCCTTCCTTGCCGAACAGTCCGATCTGGGACCCAAGCAGTGGCCGTCGTACGTCCGGGTCGGCCCCGGGTTGCCGCGCACCGAGACGTTCAAGGTGATCAAGCGACAGTTGTCCGCCGAGGGCACCGACTGCCCCGACCCGGTCTGGCCGATCCCCCGCAAGCCCTGA
- a CDS encoding helix-turn-helix domain-containing protein translates to MGYREHRPPPRLGELVECRWIRTAPAEPGRILPDGCMDLIQLDDRIVVAGPDTTAFIAAGSRDPVQGLRFRPGMLPRLLGVPASELCNTRVDLRDLRRVDHDDSLDELAEKLASERSRTETAPWPLPALRDVTRRLAAGESVTATARQAGWSNRTMQRQCSAVYGYGPATLRRILRFRRAVGLLGTGLSAGAVAAEAGYADQPHLHREVRALAGVGLRQLRQLPRAANRSTEVPSGSSTVA, encoded by the coding sequence GTGGGCTACCGCGAACACCGTCCGCCGCCGCGCCTCGGGGAACTCGTGGAGTGTCGATGGATCCGGACCGCCCCGGCAGAACCCGGCCGGATACTGCCCGACGGCTGCATGGACCTGATCCAGCTGGACGACAGGATCGTCGTCGCCGGCCCCGACACCACGGCGTTCATCGCCGCGGGCAGCCGCGATCCGGTGCAGGGGTTGAGGTTTCGTCCCGGAATGCTGCCGCGCCTGCTCGGCGTGCCCGCCTCCGAACTGTGCAACACCCGGGTCGACCTGCGGGACCTGCGCCGGGTCGACCATGACGACTCGCTCGACGAGCTTGCCGAAAAGCTGGCCTCGGAACGGTCCCGCACCGAGACCGCGCCATGGCCGCTGCCCGCCCTACGGGACGTCACGCGCCGGCTCGCTGCCGGTGAATCGGTCACCGCGACAGCGCGCCAGGCCGGCTGGTCGAACCGGACGATGCAGCGGCAGTGCTCGGCGGTCTACGGATACGGGCCGGCGACGCTGCGGCGCATTCTCCGGTTCCGCCGCGCGGTCGGGCTGCTCGGCACCGGCCTGAGCGCCGGTGCCGTTGCGGCGGAGGCCGGCTACGCAGACCAACCGCACCTGCACCGCGAGGTCCGCGCCCTGGCCGGGGTCGGGTTACGCCAGCTCCGTCAACTGCCCAGGGCCGCGAACAGGTCCACCGAGGTCCCGTCGGGATCTTCGACGGTGGCGTAG
- a CDS encoding VOC family protein, with product MALNLNSAVIEIVTRDLSRSLDFYRLLGLAVPQPDGPHVEVALPGGNRLAFDTEEVIAGMHPGWTPPARSGRVALAFGLDAPADVDALYERLTAAGHPGTLKPFDAPWGQRYATVEDPDGTSVDLFAALGS from the coding sequence ATGGCATTGAACCTGAACTCGGCGGTCATCGAGATCGTCACCCGGGACCTGTCCCGGTCCCTGGATTTCTACCGGCTCCTCGGGTTGGCGGTTCCCCAGCCCGACGGTCCGCATGTCGAGGTCGCGTTGCCGGGCGGAAACCGGCTCGCGTTCGACACCGAGGAGGTCATCGCGGGCATGCACCCCGGCTGGACGCCGCCGGCGAGGTCCGGGCGGGTGGCGCTGGCCTTCGGGCTCGACGCACCCGCCGATGTCGACGCGCTCTATGAGCGGCTCACCGCGGCCGGGCACCCGGGGACGCTCAAGCCGTTCGACGCGCCGTGGGGGCAGCGCTACGCCACCGTCGAAGATCCCGACGGGACCTCGGTGGACCTGTTCGCGGCCCTGGGCAGTTGA
- a CDS encoding NAD-dependent epimerase/dehydratase family protein, translating into MHIAVTGGTGYLGAHTVKGLLAAGHRIRLLVAPGCGDDEVIGHLSGLGKMSVLEGDIRDSDTVGDLLSGCDALIHAAGIVGTDRRREQLMWEINAHATEAVLNRAVEFGLDPIVSVSSYSSLFPPPNGVISADTPPAPGRSPYAQTKAYADGVARRLQDAGAPVVVTYPSSVVGPAFFTAAGVTERGWAPIAKAGLAPRMTGGMQMIDVRDVALVHERLMAPGRGPKRYVCGGVMVSFNEMIDALEQGTRRKIRRIPLPGSVFRGIGRCSDLLGGVVPLGDGISHEAALLLTAATPTDDRSTLVDLDIEAWRSPQDAILASFGR; encoded by the coding sequence ATGCACATCGCAGTGACCGGGGGCACCGGCTATCTCGGGGCCCACACCGTGAAGGGCCTGCTGGCCGCGGGCCATCGCATCCGGCTGCTGGTCGCGCCCGGCTGCGGTGACGACGAGGTCATCGGCCACCTCTCCGGCCTCGGCAAGATGTCCGTGCTCGAGGGCGACATCCGCGACAGCGACACGGTCGGGGACCTGCTGTCGGGGTGCGACGCCCTGATCCACGCGGCGGGCATCGTCGGCACCGATCGCCGGCGCGAGCAGTTGATGTGGGAGATCAACGCGCACGCTACCGAGGCCGTGCTGAACCGGGCCGTCGAGTTTGGCCTCGACCCCATCGTCTCGGTGAGCAGCTACAGCTCACTGTTCCCGCCACCGAACGGGGTGATCTCCGCCGACACCCCGCCGGCGCCGGGCCGCAGCCCGTACGCCCAGACCAAGGCCTACGCCGATGGGGTGGCCCGACGGTTACAGGACGCCGGGGCCCCGGTCGTGGTCACCTACCCGTCGAGCGTGGTGGGTCCGGCGTTCTTCACCGCCGCCGGGGTCACCGAGCGTGGCTGGGCACCGATCGCCAAGGCCGGACTGGCGCCCCGGATGACCGGTGGCATGCAGATGATCGACGTGCGCGACGTCGCGCTGGTGCACGAGCGGCTGATGGCCCCGGGACGCGGACCCAAGCGCTACGTCTGCGGTGGCGTGATGGTGTCGTTCAACGAGATGATCGATGCGCTGGAACAGGGCACCCGCCGCAAGATCCGGCGAATCCCGTTGCCGGGGAGCGTCTTCCGCGGCATCGGCCGGTGCTCGGACCTGCTCGGCGGGGTAGTGCCGCTCGGTGACGGGATCAGCCATGAGGCGGCGCTGTTGCTGACTGCCGCCACCCCCACCGACGATCGGAGCACGCTCGTCGATCTGGACATCGAGGCCTGGCGCTCGCCGCAGGACGCGATACTGGCCTCATTCGGCCGGTGA
- a CDS encoding succinic semialdehyde dehydrogenase codes for MPAPSAADFARLRALVAIDDADARQSKPIEEVFTGKELTTIPVGTAEDVTAAFAKARAAQAQWAKRPVKERAAVIERFGDLVARNRDFLMDVAQAETGKARSAAQEEIVDMILNSRYYAREATKLLSPKRVQGLLPGIVKTVVNHHPKGVIGVISPWNYPMALSISDSIPALLAGNAVVVKPDSQTPYCTLANAELLYQAGLPRDVFAVVPGPGSVVGTAIVENCDYLMFTGSTATGRALAEQCGRRLVGFSAELGGKNPMIVTKGANLDVAAKAATRACYSNAGQLCISIERIYVEREVADEFTAKFGEQVRNMNLAAGYDFTADMGSLISEDQVKTVSGHVDDAKVKGATVVAGGNPRPDIGPLFFEPTVLTGVTDEMECARNETFGPLVSIYPVDSVEEAIAKANDTEYGLNASVWAGSKAEGEAIAARIQAGTVNVDEGYALAWGSTAAPMGGMKASGVGRRHGADGILKYTESQTVSTARVINLDPPLGISQTFWQKALTPMIRAVQKLPGR; via the coding sequence ATGCCCGCTCCGTCCGCCGCCGACTTCGCCCGCCTGCGCGCGCTCGTCGCCATCGACGACGCTGACGCCCGGCAGTCCAAGCCGATCGAAGAGGTGTTCACCGGCAAGGAGCTGACCACCATCCCGGTCGGCACCGCCGAGGACGTGACCGCCGCCTTCGCCAAAGCCCGCGCCGCGCAGGCCCAGTGGGCCAAACGACCGGTCAAGGAACGCGCCGCCGTGATCGAGCGCTTCGGCGACCTGGTGGCCCGCAACCGGGACTTCCTGATGGACGTGGCCCAGGCCGAAACCGGCAAGGCCCGCTCGGCCGCGCAGGAAGAGATCGTCGACATGATCCTGAACTCGCGCTACTACGCGCGCGAGGCGACGAAACTGCTCTCCCCCAAACGCGTGCAGGGCCTGCTCCCCGGCATCGTCAAGACCGTGGTCAACCATCACCCCAAGGGCGTCATCGGGGTCATCTCGCCATGGAATTACCCCATGGCCCTGTCGATCTCGGACTCCATCCCGGCGCTGCTGGCCGGGAACGCCGTGGTGGTGAAACCCGACAGCCAGACGCCGTACTGCACGCTGGCCAACGCCGAACTGCTGTACCAGGCGGGCCTGCCGCGCGATGTGTTCGCAGTGGTTCCCGGGCCGGGTTCGGTGGTCGGCACCGCGATCGTCGAGAACTGCGACTACCTGATGTTCACCGGCTCCACCGCGACCGGCCGGGCCCTGGCCGAGCAGTGCGGCCGCCGGCTGGTCGGTTTCTCCGCCGAACTCGGCGGCAAGAACCCGATGATCGTGACCAAGGGCGCCAACCTCGACGTGGCCGCCAAGGCCGCGACCCGCGCCTGCTACTCCAACGCCGGGCAACTGTGCATCTCGATCGAGCGGATCTACGTCGAGCGGGAGGTCGCCGACGAGTTCACCGCCAAATTCGGTGAGCAGGTGCGCAACATGAACCTCGCAGCCGGCTACGACTTCACCGCCGACATGGGCAGTCTGATCTCCGAAGACCAGGTCAAGACCGTCTCCGGCCATGTGGACGACGCAAAGGTCAAGGGCGCCACCGTGGTTGCGGGCGGTAATCCACGCCCGGACATCGGCCCGCTGTTCTTCGAGCCGACGGTGCTGACCGGCGTCACCGACGAGATGGAATGCGCACGCAACGAGACGTTCGGCCCGCTGGTGTCGATCTACCCCGTCGACTCGGTGGAGGAGGCCATCGCGAAGGCCAACGACACCGAGTACGGCCTGAACGCCAGTGTGTGGGCAGGCAGTAAAGCCGAAGGCGAGGCGATCGCGGCCCGGATCCAGGCCGGCACGGTCAACGTGGACGAGGGCTACGCCCTGGCCTGGGGCAGCACCGCGGCCCCGATGGGCGGGATGAAGGCCTCCGGCGTCGGACGGCGGCACGGCGCCGACGGCATCCTCAAGTACACCGAGTCGCAGACCGTCTCCACCGCACGGGTGATCAACCTCGATCCCCCGCTGGGCATCTCGCAGACGTTCTGGCAGAAGGCGCTCACCCCGATGATCCGGGCGGTGCAGAAGCTGCCCGGCCGCTAG
- a CDS encoding agmatine deiminase family protein — protein MLRRQFLYSGALVIGTALAAGCTEPAGEDRRTWRMPDEGEPHKRTWMAFGAGEAIWGAALLPEVRRNLGTIARAIAQFEPVTMLVRPEERDLAREIVGPAVELVEAPLDDLWMRDTGPVFVTGNETNAGVNFNFNGWGEKQDFDHDAGVADFVAARAGVEALPTDLVLEGGGIEVDGEGTALITESCVLNSNRNPRWSKADVEAELRPLLGLEKIIWLPGIAGKDITDGHTDFYARFARPGVVVAGFDPDPESWDHDVTARHLDILKQATDAKGRPLDVVVIDAPGTVRPEFESDDFAAGYINFYVCNGGVIAPEFGDPQADAAARQTLERLFPDRRVVQINIDGIAAGGGGIHCTTQQEPA, from the coding sequence ATGCTCCGGCGGCAGTTCCTCTACTCGGGGGCGCTCGTGATCGGGACGGCCCTCGCCGCGGGGTGCACGGAACCCGCCGGCGAGGACCGACGCACCTGGCGGATGCCCGACGAAGGCGAACCGCACAAGCGGACCTGGATGGCTTTCGGTGCCGGCGAGGCGATCTGGGGCGCGGCGCTACTCCCGGAAGTGCGCCGCAACTTGGGGACGATCGCCCGGGCCATCGCACAGTTCGAACCGGTCACCATGTTGGTCCGGCCCGAGGAACGTGACCTGGCACGCGAAATTGTCGGGCCCGCAGTGGAATTGGTGGAGGCACCGCTCGACGATCTGTGGATGCGCGATACCGGACCGGTGTTCGTGACGGGCAACGAAACGAATGCCGGCGTCAACTTCAACTTCAACGGCTGGGGTGAGAAACAGGATTTCGATCACGACGCCGGTGTCGCCGATTTCGTGGCGGCGCGAGCGGGTGTCGAAGCGCTCCCCACCGACCTGGTGCTGGAGGGCGGCGGCATCGAGGTGGACGGCGAGGGCACCGCGCTGATCACCGAGAGCTGCGTCCTGAATTCCAATCGCAATCCGCGATGGTCGAAGGCGGATGTCGAGGCCGAGCTTCGGCCCTTGCTCGGCCTGGAGAAGATCATCTGGCTACCCGGTATCGCGGGTAAGGACATCACCGACGGCCACACCGACTTCTATGCGCGGTTCGCCCGGCCCGGCGTGGTCGTGGCCGGGTTCGACCCGGACCCGGAGTCCTGGGACCACGACGTCACCGCGCGTCACCTCGACATCCTCAAGCAGGCGACCGACGCGAAAGGGCGGCCACTCGACGTCGTGGTCATCGATGCCCCCGGAACGGTCCGGCCGGAGTTCGAATCCGACGACTTCGCGGCCGGCTACATCAACTTCTACGTTTGCAACGGCGGCGTGATCGCGCCGGAGTTCGGTGATCCGCAAGCCGATGCCGCGGCGCGACAGACCTTGGAGCGGCTCTTCCCCGACCGCCGCGTCGTGCAGATCAACATCGACGGCATCGCTGCCGGCGGTGGCGGCATCCACTGCACCACCCAGCAGGAACCCGCCTAG